One window from the genome of Mastacembelus armatus chromosome 18, fMasArm1.2, whole genome shotgun sequence encodes:
- the LOC113140758 gene encoding uncharacterized protein LOC113140758 isoform X2 has translation MVCWILLLISLTPFTWGTFVVNVTQSSYQAEENHHITLDWTFTTTAHMSLSALYIVCQLLTEDKDPVLFHLHEGVEVPESQDKQFSGRVLFDKDVLREGRLRLHVSRLRTEDSGLYWCDVKTNDGADYNTCRLNVTAARDWSDPEREPERPDAAGWRWIVLICGLGLTAAAAAAAGLTVCYCWFKKTQTGKKDSRRKRNYISGSTSEEPVRSTESDQP, from the exons atggtctgctggatcctgctgctcatcagcctgaccccctttacctggg gaacatttgtagtgaatgtgacacagagctcctatcaggcagaggagaaccaccacatcacactggactggaccttcacaaccacagctcacatgtctctctcagcaCTTTACATTGTCTGTCAACTGTTAACTGAGGACAAAGACCCAGTCCTGTTTCATCTACATGAGGGTgttgaggtcccagagtctcaggacaaacagttttcaggacgagtcctgtttgacaaagacgtcctcagagaaggacgactcagacttcatgtgtccagactcaggactgaggactctggtCTGTACTGGTGTGATGTGAAGACAAATGATGGTGCAGACTATAACACCTGTCGCCTCAACgtcacag CAGCGAGGGACTGGTCTGACCCTGAGAGAGAACCTGAGAGACCAGACGCAGCAGGTTGGAGATGGATCGTCCTCATCTGTGGActgggactgacagcagcagcagcagcagcagctggactgactgtgtgttactgttggtTCAAAAAGACtcagactggaaaaaaagattccagaagaaaaagaaactacaTCTCAGGTTCTACATCAGAGGAACCAGTTCGTTCAACAGAATCAGACCAACCCTAA
- the LOC113140758 gene encoding uncharacterized protein LOC113140758 isoform X1 has translation MVCWILLLISLTPFTWGTFVVNVTQSSYQAEENHHITLDWTFTTTAHMSLSALYIVCQLLTEDKDPVLFHLHEGVEVPESQDKQFSGRVLFDKDVLREGRLRLHVSRLRTEDSGLYWCDVKTNDGADYNTCRLNVTAARDWSDPERGPERPDAAGWRWIVLICGLGLTAAAAAAAAAGLTVCYCWFKKAQTGGQDVNSESRGRNETNYSSGSTSEEPVSSTESDQP, from the exons atggtctgctggatcctgctgctcatcagcctgaccccctttacctggg gaacatttgtagtgaatgtgacacagagctcctatcaggcagaggagaaccaccacatcacactggactggaccttcacaaccacagctcacatgtctctctcagcaCTTTACATTGTCTGTCAACTGTTAACTGAGGACAAAGACCCAGTCCTGTTTCATCTACATGAGGGTgttgaggtcccagagtctcaggacaaacagttttcaggacgagtcctgtttgacaaagacgtcctcagagaaggacgactcagacttcatgtgtccagactcaggactgaggactctggtCTGTACTGGTGTGATGTGAAGACAAATGATGGTGCAGACTATAACACCTGTCGCCTCAACgtcacag CAGCGAGGGACTGGTCTGACCCTGAGAGAGGACCTGAGAGACCAGACGCAGCAGGTTGGAGATGGATCGTCCTCATCTGTGGActgggactgacagcagcagcagcagcagcagcagcagctggactgactgtgtgttactgttggtTCAAAAAGGCTCAGACTGGAGGACAAGATGTAAATTCAGAGTCCAGAGgtagaaatgaaacaaattacaGCTCAGGTTCTACATCAGAGGAACCTGTTAGTTCAACAGAATCAGACCAACCCTAA
- the LOC113140803 gene encoding uncharacterized protein LOC113140803, which yields MVCWILLLISLTPFTWGTFVVNVTQSSYQAEENHHITLDWTFTTTAHMSLSAVYIFCQLLTEDKDPVLFHLHEGVEVPESQDKQFSGRVQFDKDVLREGRVRLHVSRLRTEDSGLHWCDVKTDDGTGSGKCLLNVTASRDWSDPEREPERPDAAGWRWIVLICGLGLTAAAAGLTVCYCWFKKDQTGKKDPESTSRNETNYISGSTSQEPVRSTESDQP from the exons atggtctgctggatcctgctgctcatcagcctgaccccctttacctggg gaacatttgtagtgaatgtgacacagagctcctatcaggcagaggagaaccaccacatcacactggactggaccttcacaaccacagctcacatgtctctctcagcagtttACATCTTCTGTCAACTGTTAACTGAGGACAAAGACCCAGTCCTGTTTCATCTACATGAGGGTgttgaggtcccagagtctcaggacaaacagttttcaggacgagtccagtttgacaaagacgtcctcagagaaggacgagtcagacttcatgtgtccagactcaggactgaggactctggtctgcaCTGGTGTGATGTGAAGACAGATGATGGAACAGGTTCTGGCAAATGTCTCCTCAACgtcacag CATCGAGGGACTGGTCTGACCCTGAGAGAGAACCTGAGAGACCAGACGCAGCAGGTTGGAGATGGATCGTCCTCATCTGTGGActgggactgacagcagcagcagctggactgactgtgtgttactgttggtTCAAAAAGGAtcagactggaaaaaaagatCCAGAGTCCACAAgtagaaatgaaacaaattacaTCTCAGGTTCTACATCACAGGAACCAGTTCGTTCAACAGAATCAGACCAACCCTAA